In the genome of Bacillus sp. S3, one region contains:
- a CDS encoding ABC transporter substrate-binding protein produces MKKKRVSRLMLLVIASIVLLLSACSSGGKSNSSSSADKEKPAAAGEPQDGGVLKLGLSANPKTLDPIKYTGVYESQVMRSIADTLIVYNKELSEFLPALATEWKVSDDGKVYTFKLRDDVNFQPGKYQDGRKMTAEDVKYSLERSAKESAMNRLRGVDKVEVSGENEVAVYLTEPNAALLAMLTDAGNVIVPKEEVEGWGEEFGSHLVGTGPFKIDSWAKDSEVKVSRFDKYWGEKPHLDGVTFKIVAEPNMMTNALRSGDVDVAMDIKGQNRELVKQDDKLELLSKPALSLTYLDLNNKKGPTADPKVREAIYKATNVEEITKGVNKWGGSEKSFMPLPKNSWGYSKDLEKLTPTYDPKAAKKLLAEAGYADGFKTELYLAEARVPYGTIFQNQMKENLNIDVELKVVEWGTYSDTVSKGNAPMSIGGWTWYPDPYFFLYQLFHTDQIGALGNGKGYSNPEVDKLLQQAVTDTVDQNERAKLYQQALEIIIKDVPRIELDTLDATAGINKNVQGFDVSPDFSVQIVNPNGTNVWMKK; encoded by the coding sequence TTTAATGTTACTGGTCATTGCTTCTATTGTTTTACTATTAAGTGCCTGTTCTTCAGGAGGGAAATCAAATTCTTCTTCATCAGCTGATAAGGAAAAACCTGCTGCAGCCGGTGAACCACAAGATGGCGGAGTATTAAAGCTGGGACTTTCAGCTAACCCGAAAACATTAGACCCGATCAAATATACCGGTGTCTATGAGTCACAAGTGATGCGCTCTATTGCTGATACACTTATCGTGTATAACAAAGAATTGAGCGAGTTTTTACCGGCTCTTGCAACAGAATGGAAAGTTTCCGATGATGGCAAGGTTTATACCTTCAAATTACGAGATGATGTTAACTTCCAGCCTGGTAAGTATCAAGATGGAAGAAAAATGACGGCTGAGGATGTTAAATACAGCCTTGAGCGTTCCGCTAAGGAATCGGCGATGAATCGCTTACGCGGTGTCGATAAAGTTGAAGTCAGCGGGGAAAATGAAGTAGCGGTTTATTTAACTGAACCGAATGCTGCATTATTAGCGATGCTGACAGATGCCGGAAACGTGATTGTCCCTAAAGAAGAAGTGGAAGGCTGGGGCGAAGAATTCGGTTCACACCTAGTTGGAACCGGCCCGTTCAAAATCGATAGCTGGGCAAAGGATTCCGAGGTGAAAGTTAGCCGCTTTGATAAATATTGGGGCGAAAAACCTCATTTAGATGGTGTAACATTCAAAATTGTCGCTGAACCAAACATGATGACAAATGCCCTGCGTTCTGGTGACGTAGATGTAGCGATGGATATTAAAGGGCAAAACCGTGAATTAGTGAAGCAGGATGATAAATTAGAATTGCTTTCAAAACCAGCTCTTTCTTTAACTTACTTGGATTTGAATAATAAAAAAGGCCCAACTGCCGATCCAAAGGTTCGTGAAGCCATTTATAAAGCAACAAATGTTGAGGAAATCACTAAAGGCGTTAATAAATGGGGCGGTTCAGAAAAGTCATTTATGCCGCTGCCTAAAAATTCATGGGGCTACAGCAAGGATTTAGAAAAGCTCACCCCAACATATGATCCAAAAGCAGCAAAGAAATTGTTAGCAGAAGCCGGCTATGCGGATGGCTTTAAAACAGAGCTTTATCTTGCAGAAGCCCGCGTGCCATACGGAACAATTTTCCAAAATCAAATGAAAGAAAACCTCAATATTGATGTGGAACTAAAAGTAGTTGAATGGGGAACTTACAGTGATACGGTTTCAAAGGGTAACGCACCAATGTCAATCGGTGGCTGGACCTGGTATCCGGATCCTTACTTCTTCTTATATCAATTGTTCCACACTGATCAAATCGGAGCACTTGGAAACGGTAAAGGCTACTCCAACCCTGAGGTCGATAAACTGTTACAGCAAGCCGTTACCGATACAGTCGATCAAAATGAAAGAGCCAAGCTTTACCAGCAGGCACTTGAAATTATTATCAAGGACGTACCGCGCATCGAGCTTGATACCCTTGACGCAACAGCAGGCATCAACAAAAATGTCCAAGGGTTTGACGTATCTCCGGACTTCTCCGTACAAATCGTCAATCCAAACGGAACCAACGTCTGGATGAAGAAATAA
- a CDS encoding amidohydrolase family protein, whose protein sequence is MAKIAIKNANVFDHDSGSFSRQTVLIEAEKIAAVLSPDEDVLVDVEIDGRGLFLTPGLIDTCSQIGLKEIGIRWEGNDGYEPYEENGSELQVIDGIYPFDQAFHDAAASGVTAAHIVSAPESVVGARTSVIHTTGKTADDMILRKNLGVSFSMGDVPKNAFWEKTKLPLTRMGIAQKIRTTLKQLQCSHDLRDMPIFIRSHRADDIATAVRIAEEFGISIILVHATEFPLVAGMAAATGILDASGVPAENSRLAAQPLSVIAGPCFQPIERGELQHLDPSLYAALFEQGVPFTFATDHPVSSVTHLQLEGALALKAGVPEKVILNGLTRDAAKLLRIDQLTGSIQSGLFADLVLWNKHPLDLTARPVRTFIKGQEVYSLGDSQTSSTGKQEMGVIRC, encoded by the coding sequence ATGGCGAAAATAGCCATAAAAAATGCAAACGTTTTTGATCACGACAGCGGCAGCTTTAGCAGACAAACAGTTTTAATCGAAGCAGAGAAAATCGCAGCCGTCCTTTCTCCTGATGAAGACGTTCTTGTTGATGTCGAGATTGATGGCCGCGGATTATTTTTGACACCCGGGTTGATTGATACATGTTCGCAAATTGGTTTAAAAGAAATTGGCATTCGCTGGGAAGGTAATGACGGCTATGAACCATATGAAGAAAACGGCAGCGAGCTTCAGGTAATCGACGGCATTTACCCGTTTGACCAGGCCTTTCATGATGCCGCTGCATCCGGGGTCACCGCCGCCCATATAGTCTCTGCCCCGGAATCCGTTGTCGGTGCACGTACCTCCGTCATTCACACCACCGGAAAAACAGCCGATGACATGATTCTCCGGAAAAATCTTGGGGTTAGCTTTTCCATGGGTGATGTTCCGAAAAATGCCTTTTGGGAAAAAACCAAACTTCCCCTTACCCGCATGGGGATTGCTCAAAAAATCCGAACGACGTTAAAGCAATTACAATGTTCCCACGATTTGCGGGATATGCCTATTTTTATCCGCTCCCACCGGGCAGATGACATTGCTACAGCTGTTCGGATTGCCGAGGAATTTGGAATTTCAATTATTTTAGTTCATGCGACGGAATTTCCGTTGGTAGCAGGGATGGCGGCTGCAACAGGGATATTGGACGCTTCGGGTGTTCCGGCGGAAAATAGCAGGCTGGCGGCTCAGCCTTTGTCGGTGATTGCGGGTCCCTGCTTCCAGCCCATTGAAAGAGGCGAGTTACAACATTTAGATCCATCGCTGTATGCCGCTTTGTTCGAGCAAGGCGTCCCCTTTACTTTTGCAACCGACCACCCGGTAAGCTCGGTGACCCATTTGCAATTGGAAGGCGCGCTAGCCCTCAAGGCCGGGGTTCCTGAAAAAGTCATTTTAAATGGCCTAACCCGTGACGCGGCCAAGCTGCTGCGCATCGATCAGTTGACCGGAAGCATTCAATCAGGGCTTTTTGCCGATTTAGTCTTGTGGAATAAGCATCCCCTCGACTTAACGGCACGACCAGTCCGGACGTTTATCAAGGGGCAGGAAGTTTACAGCCTGGGGGATTCACAGACCTCGTCGACAGGGAAACAGGAAATGGGAGTGATTCGATGTTAA
- a CDS encoding amidohydrolase: MLTVYRGATVHTMDAANTVFKNADLWVRSGKVIKVGVNTEIPSDARVESVDGLVITPGLIDIHTHVGLWGEITERNNDACEYSTPFTPLMRAIDGINPRHFSFEMALRGGVTTVQTGTGSANPIGGVWTILKTGGGSLQDRIIVEKSGLKGALGENPKNVFGQANKTPFTRMAVARLIRHGFQQAAALSDAERTESLENHTELAPFIEVLEGKMPLHLHCHRADDIATAIRIAKEFNVKLCLEHCTEGHLMLQAIKESGANVTLGPFMLPATKYETRNLTPEAPRLFHEAGIPFAIMTDHPFIPIHYLILCAAEAVKYGLDEVAALRSITSEAAKLAGIHERVGSLETGKDADFVIWTHHPFESRANVLGTYINGVKQGQNSLASLVK, translated from the coding sequence ATGTTAACAGTTTATCGCGGGGCCACTGTCCATACAATGGATGCAGCCAATACCGTTTTCAAAAATGCAGATCTTTGGGTACGCAGCGGGAAAGTAATCAAGGTTGGGGTGAATACGGAGATTCCTAGTGATGCCCGGGTTGAATCAGTCGACGGGCTTGTTATCACACCCGGGCTGATTGACATCCATACACATGTAGGATTATGGGGCGAAATCACAGAACGGAACAATGATGCTTGTGAATACTCTACCCCTTTTACCCCGCTCATGCGGGCCATTGATGGCATCAATCCACGTCACTTTTCTTTTGAAATGGCGCTCCGCGGCGGAGTCACAACTGTTCAAACCGGAACAGGCAGCGCCAATCCGATTGGCGGGGTGTGGACCATTTTAAAAACAGGAGGCGGTTCCTTACAGGATCGGATCATTGTGGAAAAAAGCGGCCTCAAGGGGGCGCTTGGCGAGAATCCTAAAAATGTCTTTGGCCAAGCGAACAAAACACCATTTACTAGAATGGCCGTTGCGCGGCTGATTCGCCATGGATTCCAGCAAGCAGCAGCCTTATCGGATGCAGAACGCACTGAGAGCCTGGAAAATCACACAGAGCTTGCACCGTTTATTGAGGTGCTGGAGGGGAAAATGCCGCTCCATTTACACTGTCACCGGGCTGACGATATCGCCACCGCCATTCGCATCGCCAAGGAATTTAACGTCAAGTTGTGCTTGGAGCATTGCACTGAAGGACACCTGATGCTTCAAGCGATTAAAGAAAGCGGCGCAAATGTGACATTGGGGCCTTTCATGCTTCCGGCTACCAAATATGAAACGCGCAATTTAACACCCGAGGCGCCAAGACTGTTTCATGAAGCCGGCATCCCCTTTGCTATCATGACCGACCACCCATTTATCCCGATTCACTACTTGATTCTTTGTGCGGCAGAGGCGGTCAAGTACGGGCTGGACGAAGTGGCAGCCTTAAGAAGCATCACAAGCGAAGCCGCAAAACTAGCCGGCATTCACGAACGTGTCGGCTCACTCGAAACCGGTAAAGACGCCGACTTTGTTATTTGGACGCACCATCCTTTTGAGTCCCGGGCGAATGTGCTGGGAACTTATATTAATGGGGTGAAACAGGGGCAAAATTCTTTGGCTTCATTGGTAAAGTAG
- a CDS encoding AroM family protein: MQKKVGIITIGQSPRTDMTPALRRFLPKDAVILERGVLDGRSEDEIQALRPEPGQTTLISRLQNGESAVMAKEKILPMIQILIDELNQANVSLIILACTGKFPLFTSRIPIVYPDFLLNHVVKGLLREGLLGVILPLPEQAESIIYKWKEVDFMAIPMASSPYTFVEEQLINAVQQLDQYPVKAILLDCMGYTEEMKAIAQAHTTKPVILSRNVIYGVAGEIL; this comes from the coding sequence ATGCAGAAGAAAGTTGGGATCATTACCATTGGGCAGTCGCCAAGAACGGATATGACTCCGGCACTAAGGAGATTTCTCCCAAAAGATGCGGTAATCCTTGAAAGAGGCGTTCTTGACGGAAGGTCGGAGGATGAAATCCAAGCACTACGACCTGAACCCGGACAAACCACCCTCATCTCGCGTTTACAAAACGGCGAAAGTGCAGTGATGGCAAAGGAAAAAATCCTGCCGATGATCCAAATACTCATCGATGAATTGAATCAAGCAAATGTATCATTAATCATCCTTGCGTGCACAGGGAAGTTTCCGCTTTTTACTAGCCGAATCCCTATTGTCTACCCTGATTTTTTACTGAATCATGTGGTGAAGGGGTTGCTGCGGGAAGGGTTGCTCGGCGTCATCCTTCCCCTGCCAGAGCAAGCGGAATCGATCATATATAAATGGAAGGAAGTCGACTTTATGGCCATCCCAATGGCCAGTTCCCCCTACACGTTCGTTGAGGAACAGCTGATTAACGCGGTACAGCAGCTTGACCAATACCCGGTCAAAGCCATCCTTCTCGACTGCATGGGATACACAGAAGAAATGAAGGCAATCGCTCAGGCCCACACCACTAAACCAGTCATCCTCTCGCGAAACGTGATTTATGGGGTCGCGGGGGAGATATTGTGA
- a CDS encoding MFS transporter, translating to MESKSGKKVSFRRIFVISGFSWIFDAMDVGLISFIAAALIIEWNLTPQEAGLLGSVNAIGMFIGAIVAGSLADRIGRNKILMYTVLLFSLASGLSAFATTFSIFLILRFFIGLGLGGELPVASTLVAENVPEHKRGRMVVLLESFWAVGWIISAVIAYFIMPIWGWRSALIIGALPAILAIYMRKGLPDSPQFRSASSKNTTILSNIKTLWSGKYAKETSMLWVLWFFVMFSYHGMFLWLPSVMVLKGFTLIKSFGYVLLMTLTQLPGFFSAAWLVEKIGRKFVLITYLFLAAVSAIIFGNAASLPMLIAGGMALSFFYLGVTGVTYAYTTDHYDSKIRATGAGFANAAGRIGAIIGPLLVGVLIANKVPFNIIFIMFFVACCIAALTVLFFGKETRVKQTHGNEEDIVVKEAL from the coding sequence ATGGAGTCAAAGAGCGGAAAAAAAGTTTCCTTTCGCAGAATCTTTGTTATTTCGGGGTTTAGCTGGATTTTCGATGCAATGGATGTAGGCCTGATCTCGTTTATTGCTGCTGCATTAATCATTGAATGGAATCTGACACCACAAGAAGCAGGATTACTTGGAAGTGTGAATGCCATTGGAATGTTCATTGGGGCAATTGTTGCTGGTTCATTAGCGGACCGTATCGGTAGAAATAAAATTCTTATGTACACGGTTCTATTGTTTTCACTTGCTAGTGGACTATCAGCATTCGCAACAACATTCTCTATTTTTCTCATTCTTAGATTCTTTATCGGCCTTGGGTTAGGCGGGGAACTTCCAGTTGCCTCCACGTTAGTAGCGGAGAATGTTCCGGAGCATAAACGGGGTCGGATGGTTGTTCTTTTAGAAAGCTTTTGGGCTGTAGGTTGGATTATCTCGGCAGTCATTGCCTACTTTATCATGCCGATATGGGGCTGGCGCTCCGCCTTAATCATCGGTGCCTTACCTGCAATATTGGCGATATATATGCGAAAAGGACTTCCAGACTCTCCCCAATTCCGGTCAGCATCTAGTAAAAATACGACGATTCTTAGTAACATTAAAACTCTTTGGTCAGGCAAATATGCAAAAGAAACATCCATGCTCTGGGTGCTGTGGTTCTTTGTCATGTTCTCCTATCACGGAATGTTCCTATGGCTTCCTTCTGTAATGGTATTGAAAGGTTTCACCCTAATCAAAAGTTTTGGCTACGTATTATTGATGACGCTTACACAATTACCTGGATTCTTCAGCGCGGCCTGGCTTGTGGAAAAAATCGGAAGGAAATTTGTCCTTATCACGTATTTATTCCTGGCCGCTGTCAGTGCCATTATTTTTGGAAATGCAGCTTCCCTGCCGATGCTGATCGCCGGCGGTATGGCTTTATCGTTCTTCTATCTGGGCGTAACCGGTGTAACGTACGCCTATACAACCGATCATTATGATTCAAAGATTCGAGCTACAGGTGCCGGTTTTGCCAACGCAGCCGGACGGATTGGTGCCATCATCGGTCCTTTATTAGTAGGTGTCCTTATTGCGAACAAAGTACCATTCAACATCATTTTCATCATGTTCTTCGTGGCTTGCTGCATTGCTGCATTAACCGTACTGTTCTTCGGAAAAGAAACACGTGTTAAGCAAACACATGGAAATGAAGAAGATATCGTGGTTAAAGAAGCATTGTAA
- a CDS encoding IclR family transcriptional regulator — translation MDTVMSGQGIQSLENGINILKKIAEEDKPLSITEISELCGISKSKLHRYLTSLCRTGFLQRDASLHYSIGTTLIRIGNNAAKGTDIKDIARPTLIKLRDLFNETVFLSIWGGNGPYAIEIEESRRSINIGIQVGNKVSIVLTTSGRLFAAYLPEEITKDFLQKDILEHRFDPEEFRNELLDVKEKGYSVTQESLIPGIVAVGCPVFGRDHQIVATISIVGIKGVLDLSSNSQVIHLLKKECMELSQSLQSEL, via the coding sequence ATGGATACAGTAATGAGCGGGCAGGGTATCCAATCATTAGAGAATGGAATTAATATTCTAAAAAAAATAGCGGAAGAAGATAAACCGCTTTCTATAACCGAGATATCCGAACTGTGCGGAATTTCCAAAAGCAAACTCCACAGATACTTGACTAGTCTATGCCGTACTGGTTTTCTGCAGAGAGATGCTTCTCTTCACTATTCAATTGGAACGACACTGATCAGAATTGGCAATAATGCCGCCAAAGGCACTGATATTAAAGATATAGCAAGGCCTACATTAATCAAATTAAGAGATTTGTTTAATGAAACGGTATTCTTATCGATTTGGGGCGGGAATGGTCCGTATGCAATTGAAATAGAGGAAAGCAGGCGTTCGATTAATATTGGGATTCAAGTAGGCAATAAAGTGAGTATTGTTCTGACTACTTCGGGGAGATTATTTGCTGCCTATCTGCCTGAAGAAATCACAAAGGATTTTTTACAAAAAGACATCCTCGAACACCGCTTTGATCCGGAAGAATTCAGAAATGAGCTGTTGGATGTAAAGGAAAAAGGATATTCGGTTACACAAGAGTCACTCATTCCGGGGATTGTGGCGGTTGGGTGTCCCGTGTTTGGCCGCGATCATCAGATTGTGGCCACCATTTCAATCGTCGGGATCAAGGGGGTTCTGGATCTATCCAGCAACTCTCAAGTGATTCATTTGCTAAAAAAAGAATGCATGGAATTGAGTCAGTCTTTACAGTCTGAACTGTAA
- a CDS encoding GntR family transcriptional regulator, whose product MMASSKLQKETTSMAVYKHLYHLIITGAFQPGEWIRERQLKEILGVSSTPIREALKMLVQERLLESVPHHGVRIKHLSMNEIEDIYELRAELEGLAAQLAAKRGSMSQFDQMDELLHLTERRLEETSGIQDSEFLKFNNEFHDLLIEISGNHALKNTLAHLRAGIDLIRIMAWKNNKSRPYETVKQHRLIVYALKARDPQLARLRTQEHIWDSIKLVLQAGEEPNDRVIEITST is encoded by the coding sequence ATGATGGCATCCAGTAAACTCCAAAAGGAAACGACATCGATGGCTGTATACAAACATCTTTATCACCTCATCATAACAGGAGCCTTTCAACCCGGTGAATGGATCAGAGAAAGACAGCTGAAGGAAATATTAGGGGTGAGCAGTACACCCATCCGGGAAGCCTTGAAAATGCTGGTACAGGAAAGATTACTAGAGTCTGTTCCACATCACGGGGTCCGTATTAAACATCTTTCCATGAATGAAATTGAGGACATATACGAACTCAGAGCGGAATTGGAAGGATTGGCTGCCCAGTTAGCGGCCAAGCGGGGGTCTATGAGCCAATTTGATCAAATGGATGAACTTCTTCATTTAACAGAAAGAAGATTAGAAGAAACTAGCGGGATTCAAGATTCAGAATTTCTCAAGTTCAATAATGAATTTCATGACCTGCTTATCGAAATCAGCGGGAACCATGCGTTGAAGAATACCCTGGCACACCTTCGGGCAGGGATTGATTTAATAAGGATTATGGCATGGAAAAATAACAAGAGCCGTCCATATGAAACAGTCAAACAGCATCGGTTGATTGTGTATGCCTTAAAGGCGCGAGATCCCCAGCTAGCCCGATTAAGAACCCAGGAACATATTTGGGATTCGATCAAATTGGTGTTACAGGCTGGAGAAGAGCCAAATGATAGAGTCATAGAAATCACGTCAACATAA
- a CDS encoding isochorismatase family protein, giving the protein MSRIWDQYLDEQDKKVYQEAGLGKKMGIGQKPALVIVDVQYGFTGDSPEDIEQSIQKYPTSCGERSWAAIEQIKNLLNKAREIDIPVFFTIIEGSKSASNERVAIKGNIFDHPALLEGEKGTQVVEELKPQYGEIVISKKKPSAFFGTPLVSYLTAQQIDTVIVTGCTTSGCVRATVIDAFSNNYRVVVPEECAFDRGIASHAINLFDMQQKYADVVPVEEVISELEGLKIKV; this is encoded by the coding sequence ATGAGCCGGATATGGGATCAGTATTTGGATGAACAAGATAAAAAGGTGTACCAGGAAGCGGGATTGGGAAAAAAGATGGGGATCGGCCAAAAACCGGCGCTTGTGATTGTCGATGTGCAATACGGCTTTACAGGCGATTCCCCCGAGGATATCGAGCAATCGATTCAAAAATACCCAACAAGCTGCGGGGAACGAAGCTGGGCCGCTATTGAACAGATTAAAAACCTACTAAATAAAGCAAGAGAAATTGACATTCCTGTATTTTTTACCATTATTGAGGGAAGTAAATCTGCCTCTAATGAACGAGTCGCCATAAAGGGCAATATATTTGATCATCCTGCCTTATTAGAAGGAGAAAAAGGGACGCAAGTGGTAGAGGAGCTTAAGCCTCAATATGGAGAGATTGTCATCTCTAAGAAGAAGCCTAGCGCCTTTTTCGGAACGCCGTTGGTTTCCTATTTGACGGCCCAGCAGATTGACACGGTGATTGTCACAGGGTGTACGACGAGCGGCTGCGTCCGGGCGACTGTTATTGATGCCTTCTCTAACAATTACCGGGTTGTTGTTCCAGAGGAATGCGCGTTTGACCGGGGGATTGCCTCCCATGCGATTAATCTATTTGATATGCAGCAGAAATATGCAGACGTTGTGCCAGTGGAAGAAGTGATCAGCGAGCTTGAAGGGTTAAAGATAAAGGTTTGA
- a CDS encoding DsrE family protein has translation MAKILIHLTHGPEAPTQADRAFLIAKTAIDEGHKVSMFLAGSAVQLLRDDILDSVIGIGDGVTSIRESYEKIVSGGGDIYLSRISCGARGMTEQELDGKKVELAEPNVLVQLTVDHDRVITYG, from the coding sequence ATGGCTAAAATTCTTATTCATTTAACACATGGGCCAGAGGCACCGACTCAGGCAGACCGGGCATTTTTAATTGCTAAAACAGCTATCGATGAAGGCCACAAGGTCTCGATGTTCCTGGCCGGCAGTGCAGTACAGCTGCTCCGTGATGATATATTAGATAGTGTTATCGGCATTGGAGATGGTGTAACGTCTATACGGGAGTCTTATGAAAAGATCGTCTCAGGCGGTGGAGACATCTATCTATCGAGAATTTCTTGCGGGGCACGCGGGATGACGGAACAAGAGCTGGACGGTAAGAAAGTGGAACTTGCGGAACCGAATGTTCTTGTGCAGCTGACTGTCGATCACGACCGTGTCATTACGTACGGATAA
- a CDS encoding aspartate/glutamate racemase family protein, translating into MNRDYRLGLIVPSSNTTMEKEIPAMLQARQQLLPEETFTFHSSRMRMMHVTKEELAKMDTESDRCAVELSDARCDALVYACLVAIMSQGAGYHCLSEDRLSAIAKENGTPVPVISSAGALIDGIQAIGAKKVAIVTPYMKPLTKMVVDYIEAAGIEVTDSISLEVSDNLAVGKLDPLNLINIVDNLDISKADAVVLSACVQMQSLPAIQKVQEKLNLPVLSAATSTVYKLLKELGLKPVVPNAGYLLSEAFHSKETAEKSSTLV; encoded by the coding sequence ATGAATAGAGATTACCGTCTTGGTCTGATTGTACCAAGTTCAAATACGACAATGGAAAAAGAAATTCCTGCGATGCTGCAGGCACGCCAACAATTACTGCCGGAAGAAACATTTACCTTTCATTCAAGCCGCATGAGGATGATGCATGTCACGAAAGAAGAACTGGCGAAAATGGACACGGAGAGCGACCGTTGTGCAGTGGAGCTTTCGGACGCCCGCTGTGATGCCCTGGTGTATGCCTGTCTTGTCGCCATCATGTCACAAGGGGCAGGCTATCATTGCCTTTCTGAAGACCGGCTTTCCGCGATCGCAAAAGAAAATGGGACGCCTGTTCCGGTCATCAGCAGTGCAGGGGCACTAATTGATGGAATTCAGGCGATTGGCGCAAAAAAGGTAGCCATTGTTACCCCATATATGAAGCCTTTAACGAAAATGGTGGTGGATTATATCGAAGCTGCAGGAATTGAAGTCACTGATTCAATCAGCTTAGAAGTTTCCGATAATTTAGCAGTGGGCAAACTAGATCCTTTAAACCTCATTAATATCGTAGATAACTTAGATATAAGCAAGGCAGATGCGGTCGTATTGTCGGCCTGTGTCCAAATGCAGTCCCTTCCTGCGATTCAAAAAGTACAGGAAAAACTGAATCTACCCGTGCTTTCAGCAGCCACTTCGACCGTGTATAAGCTTTTAAAAGAATTAGGATTAAAACCCGTAGTACCAAATGCAGGATATCTTCTATCCGAAGCATTTCATTCGAAAGAGACTGCCGAGAAAAGCAGCACCTTAGTATAA
- a CDS encoding DUF3891 family protein, which produces MFITKHDDGYLYIVNQYDHSIQAGEVARHWGNDQFTRPGYFDSLCLAVEKHDIGWIESDTNVLFNAETRQPVPFLSVNLLQHVDFYGKGYEKVKEEDPYAGLLVGMHWMGLYTSRFGYDPSFTFKIPQELAPQIDEKIISMQKEWVDLKMELWKKSGPRSQFENNLWMNYEIVQFMDRLSQYVTMHKPDTTNTLVMGPVREQLESKGVMMTVQGQGNGTVVVDPFPFDSEVETTVVLRKIPDISYESHSAVYKALEEAEFERITWKFVAPKQGDSLNPAAAESVSS; this is translated from the coding sequence ATGTTTATTACAAAGCATGATGATGGATATTTGTACATTGTGAATCAATATGATCATTCCATTCAGGCCGGGGAAGTGGCAAGGCATTGGGGCAACGATCAGTTTACACGCCCAGGTTATTTTGATTCCCTATGTCTAGCGGTAGAAAAACATGATATTGGCTGGATTGAATCGGATACAAACGTGTTGTTTAATGCTGAGACTCGCCAGCCTGTGCCTTTTTTAAGTGTGAATTTGCTGCAGCATGTTGATTTTTACGGGAAGGGTTATGAAAAGGTCAAAGAAGAGGATCCGTATGCTGGACTTTTGGTCGGCATGCATTGGATGGGGCTTTATACAAGCCGCTTTGGCTATGATCCTTCGTTCACCTTTAAGATTCCACAAGAGTTAGCTCCCCAAATTGATGAAAAAATCATCAGTATGCAAAAGGAATGGGTCGATTTAAAGATGGAGTTGTGGAAAAAATCAGGCCCTAGAAGCCAATTCGAAAATAATCTTTGGATGAACTATGAGATTGTTCAATTTATGGATCGTCTGTCCCAGTACGTTACCATGCATAAGCCGGATACGACCAATACATTAGTCATGGGTCCGGTTCGAGAGCAGCTTGAGAGTAAGGGAGTGATGATGACCGTTCAGGGTCAAGGGAATGGAACGGTTGTGGTCGATCCGTTTCCTTTTGATTCGGAAGTGGAAACGACGGTTGTCTTGCGCAAGATTCCGGATATTTCCTACGAATCACACAGTGCCGTTTATAAGGCTCTGGAAGAAGCGGAATTTGAACGTATTACCTGGAAGTTCGTGGCGCCGAAACAAGGCGATAGCTTGAACCCTGCTGCGGCGGAAAGTGTTTCATCATAA